The window GGGCATTTCATCGAACAAATGAGCTGCTTCCGTAGCCCGATGGGCTTTGACATAGCCACTGATTAATGAGTTCCATGAGACGGTGTTTGTCCAGTGAGAATATTGGTCAAACAACTTGCGCGCATCATTTACTTTTCCGTTGCGCACGTGCTCTTTGATTTTATGGTTAATGATATAAGTTGACGTGTAAATTGCTGGCCGAGTGCCCATGGGGTTCAGAACAATACGGTACCTAATTTATCCATACGACAATGCTCTAAAGTTTAGTTTAATAAAGATTGAACAAGTGAAATTTTTGGAGCTTAGTTGTAGTTCGGCAATTGGATCATTTAAATCCCCAAAAACATGATGACCCGATTGGGACTGATTTTTACTTTCTTGTTGTCTTAAAATTTATTGATACTGTTGAATCAACGAACGCGATGCGtgtttgtacaatatttttttataattcatttaatttaaatttaaatgaagatcaaaatataattataagaaatagtgagagactgtaatgtaattttaatatatgaattaaaaaataaattttaaaaaagaaataaaataaaaaccaaagtagaaattgaacctacaacttaatgcataaaaaacaaaaagtaCTGTATCCACTAAACTACATATAGATTGCATTAAAATCttaatacttaattaatatatataattattaaaacaaatcatgacaccaaaaattagctactctaagtgtctcaaacttaataatatagtatagaaaTATAGATAAATATACACACCTTTTAATTTTCAAACTACCCCAGCTCATATTCGGGTATGATGTTCTGAAAATGAGTCAATACTGAGTAGTATTCAGTTCACTATTGGATCGAGATCAAAGTCGATGGatggccaaaaaaaaaattcaagttaaGCTCGGGCATGCTGAAGACATTCcaagaaaaatatgaaattggaATAACCATATCTGATGCCAAGGATTCCTCAATGCCGAAAAAAGAGAGATGAAAACCATGAAAAAAGTGACTCGCAACAACCTTGTTACCAACTTTGCTTTATGCAAGAACACGTTTGATATCAAAACATAGACACCGGACAACTTAATATTACGTTTTTTTTACAGTCGTACACACCCAGCATGACACAAATCTGTAACTTTAAATGTGAAACCAAGAACTCAATTGCTTACGCAAATCAGACCTTTTCAAAATCACTAGCCTTCTGTTGATGCTGATTTTCTGCAAAATGTGAAGAGGTCATCCCGAGTCCTTCGTTTTGGTGCTTTTCCCATCCACCAGTGTCAGCTTTGGAATGAGCCCAGTAATACAAGGTGGAAGCGAGCATCAACAATAATATTAGAGAAGCACCAGCAGCAAATACACCCTTCCTAAGAGTGGTACAGGACAAGTGCTCAACATGAAAGGTTGCACGGTATTTAGTGTGGTAAGCATTTCTAGCTGATCCAGCCAACAGGCATGCCTCTGCCGCCAGAAAGCTCACCCTGTTTGTTTCAATCACCACGTGTTTAGAATGAAAGATTCAACTCTGTGACATCGATTAAGTGCAACATAGATAAAGAGATCAAGATTATTCAAAAGCAGTGAATCAAGAGAAGGATAACATACAAACTTACTTCTGGTTCCAGTATGTGATATCCTACCCCACTTGGGCCAATATTAATGGGTTTATAAGGGTGTGTGATGCACTGTTCTATCAATTTGGGCTAATCATCGCAAAACAAGATCGGATATGAAGTGTTTAGTAGAATGTAGTATCTCACTTACACAGACCCCATCATTGGGACCCAGGGCCTGACACAGGCTTTATGTACCAAACATCGACGTTCTTATATTGAATTTGTTGTGCCTCATCTATGAGATATGCACCCACCCAAATTTTAATGTATGACCATTCTCGTCCATAATAGACGAAAGAATCTGTGTGAGGTACCCCTTTGTGCTCAGTAAATAAGCTTTTACTGAATACTCTAATTTTGCATGGAAGACCAAAGCTTGAATAAAACTCTCGAGAGGTAAAATTCAATGATAAAAATTGTGTACGTCATGAAAATGTCATGGCAAATGTTAAAATACTGGCAACCAGGATTTGATGTTTTTTCGCTTAAAGACCTACTTTTCTACACGCAGGCCAACAACTTTTAGTTCACTTCAAGCACCTAAGTACACTGTCTCCCTAGGTTTTAACATAAGAAAATTTTCCTCAAGAACCGTGCGAACCACCCTTAATTCATCTCCACACATAAATTACGCAGTACTCAACTTTAAAGTATATAGTATTCCTCTaatcataaacttcaaacaacTTATCATTAGGGGTACAAATGAGCCAAACCAAAGACTAAGTCATGTTTTCATATTCGAACCTCAGTGTTAATACATAGAGCAGGCTAGAGCTCAATATGAACTAATATTAGAGATCAGGTTTCTCTACCTTGCATATTCACTATGTCCATATTGTACGAGATTCTGAAGGAATTAGAGTTTCTACTGGTTCGGCCTTAAAAGTAACAAGTGTTTATACAagtgaaagaagaagaagaaaaaactacaaaataatGGAAGATAGTGAAACCAGCGAAGAAGTACCTAGGAATTGACGAAGAAACAGACAGATTTTTTAAGGAATACATGGCATCAATTGTGAAAGAACATCAAACATTTGGGTTGCTTTCTAGGCATGACTCGACACACATGGCAAAGAAATTCCATTTCAGTTCTTAATTAATATGATGGCAACCTATATTACCTTAAATCAATCTCTGTTCAACCTATCCATCTAGTCAATTAGGCATACATTTGGTGTTAATTTGTTTTCAACGCtaataaattttgtttcttGGTAAAATAAAGACACAAGTGAGCTCCCGAGCtcattaaaatttccaaaaatttaCAAAGTATTAATGAAACAATTAAAGTTTCCGAATAGCTCCCAGATCCAATAAAATCACTTTCACTCGATTTCGAGTTGAGATATGTACAATATTATCTTACTCATCAATCACCAATAAATATCAAGGTCAGCTAGCTCTAAATTATCAGCATCTACAAGTATCAGAGGAAATGGAAGCGACCCAACTTAACAAGGAGAAAAACAGCAGTAAGGTCACCATTACCATGAGAGAACGAAGAAGAAAACAGTACAGGTAGTAGACCTCCCACCCATCATCCCTCTCCCAAAGCACAGGCACTTGGTGACGCCGTTAACCAAAGACTGACTGATCAAAAGCAGCCCAAACGCCGTCAATCCGTACACCGTCGACGCATCGGTCCCGTACACACAGTAGCTCTCCTCATCGTACTTATCCGGCAGCACCCGGGCCTGCACAAAATTGAAACACCCAGAAAATAAAAAACGAAGAGAAAAATTCTCACTTGCCGCGAaaagaaatgaataaaaaaCCCAATAGAGCACGAGACATCTTGGAAAGGCAGATAATCACCGTGCTGCGGCGTCGTTCGGCACCGACAGCGAACACAAAGGCAATGAGGTGAAGAGAGATGGCGAGTACAAGAATGGGAATCGAAAATCCcattgcttaactgattttCTTCACTCGCTCGATGGGCTTTTCTCGGAATGATTGAGGTTGTACTGTGTAATCAAGCTTTTTGTTGGCTCCTGTGAATGAAGAAACAGGAAAGTAAAGCGGGTATTATGGCTTTTTAACACTTTGTACTGTCGgatttattacttttttttagtATATAGTTTTGGATTTTAGTACAACAAAAAAAAGAATTGGACTATCTACTCTGAATGAAACCCCAATATATgttgttttgtatttttttatacagAACGATCAGTTGACCTTCTTATATATCTTAAATATTGttagataaatttgaaaattcgtCAGACGAAATGAGATGATTAATTGATTatctcatataaaaaaaacacagcACCCGCACAAGTGTTGTATTTTCAAccaaaacatatatcaaaatccaaaaaaaaaatgtgatattattcattataatttatcaacttgatACATGAACTTTTGATAAAATAGcaaattaatatatgaattttttttttataatatacacTAAATACTTGATGAGCTCCAGACTTGAAGAAAAAATATCAACGATTCCAAGTTACACAAGAATTTTCGAGCCTTTTATAGGTTGCACCGAAATTGAATTGATCTATAAGATCATCTCCAACccaaaaatctattttgatttAAATTCTACACTAAAATAATGtgatttctgcaccaaatacaacGTCTATCTCCaaccatttacttcaaatcttacactaaaaaatatattattagaatattctttttattttatataaattattctgtttaacatatatttataaatttaacaatataaatttaattataataataattattattaatattataattatcattacatttaattttatttaattataatatatgtaataccaattaattattataatgggCAATCATTTTCTATCATAACCCCAACTTTAATAGAATAGATTATTGTctaaaaaacaattaataaatatttataataataataataattaaaaaccaaaatacaattaaaaaaattaaattgcatACGCCAAATTGGCGCGAAGCTATCCTCTACACCAAATTTGGCGTAGAGAAGGGGGCCGCGCGAAATTGCCAAAATATCGCAGATCCTGTTGGAAAGAAATCCCTGCGCTACTTTAGCGTTTCATGCTAAAATAATCTATCCTTGAAGATGCTCTAAAATTCTTTTATAATTGTACAACAGAagaaaaaatagtatttcaatTCCATAATAATCCTTGCACTTGTTGATATTGGGTGTTTTGCCATCATGGAAAGATGCTGGTCGGATCTAGGTGAGAGCAGGAAAACCTcactttgataaattttttttaaaaaaaagccgTTGTTTGTGGGGCATGAACTCGGTCTCtcttttctataattttataaataaccaTAACGGGGCTATATGACATTATATTCACAATCTTAATGCAACCTATCCCCTATGTAAAAGCTTCAGATAAGTGGAAAATGGTGGTGAAACCCCGTTTGATTTGGAAATGAGACGAACAATACGGTGGAATAAAGCAACTACAATTAATAATCAGGACAGAGTCCAGAAAGGCAAAAAAAGAGCTATAAATATCATACAAGACAAAcagaataaataatttaaagaatgACTAGTATACAATGAAGTTAGAACCAGTAAAAACGTCGCTTGTACAGTTCAGCTTAGCTT is drawn from Primulina huaijiensis isolate GDHJ02 unplaced genomic scaffold, ASM1229523v2 scaffold42707, whole genome shotgun sequence and contains these coding sequences:
- the LOC140969739 gene encoding uncharacterized protein, which produces MGFSIPILVLAISLHLIAFVFAVGAERRRSTARVLPDKYDEESYCVYGTDASTVYGLTAFGLLLISQSLVNGVTKCLCFGRGMMGGRSTTCTVFFFVLSWVSFLAAEACLLAGSARNAYHTKYRATFHVEHLSCTTLRKGVFAAGASLILLLMLASTLYYWAHSKADTGGWEKHQNEGLGMTSSHFAENQHQQKASDFEKV